A genome region from Arachis duranensis cultivar V14167 chromosome 6, aradu.V14167.gnm2.J7QH, whole genome shotgun sequence includes the following:
- the LOC107492180 gene encoding uncharacterized protein LOC107492180 — protein sequence METIQHRTVPVNGINMHVAEKGEGPVLLFLHGFPELWYTWRHQILALSSKGYRCVAPDLRGYGDTDVPKSVSSYTCFHIVGDIVALIDSLGVDQVFLVAHDWGAMIAWYLCMFRPERIKAYVCLSVPLLRRHPTIKTVDGMRFLYGDDYYICRFQEAGEMEGQIAQVGTINAMKNILTTRKTGPPILPKGQFGNGVNESTPETLPSWLTQDDLDYFVSKFDKTGFTGGLNYYRNLNLNWELTAPWSGTKIKVPVKFITGDMDMVYTSLGMKDYIESGLFKEEVPNLEEVIIQEGVAHFNNQEAAEDVTNHIYTFITKIYLRRSGNVCETGVCLSHFYPYFKFISFIHSFIHTAPNPSSHITNMETIEHKTVEVNGIKMHVAEKGEGPVVLFLHGFPELWYTWRHQILSLSSKGYRCVAPDLRGYGDTDVPSSVSSYTCFHIVGDIVALIDSLGVDQVFLVAHDWGAIIGWYLCMFRPDRVKAYVCLSVPFLPRNPNVKPVDAMRALYGDDYYICRFQEPGKAEAEFGKAKPEHVMKKMFCNRATGPPILPKQGMPSNPPSTTEIPLPNWLTQEDVAYFASKFEKTGFTGPLNYYRNMNLNWELTAAWTGVQIKVPVKFITGELDMVYTSPSIKQYIESGAFKRDVPNLQDVVVQQGVAHFNNQEAAVDVTNHIYDFINKF from the exons atgGAAACCATACAGCACAGAACGGTGCCAGTGAATGGCATCAACATGCACGTtgcagagaaaggagaaggcCCAGTGCTGCTCTTCCTCCACGGCTTCCCCGAGCTATGGTACACCTGGCGCCACCAGATTCTGGCTCTCTCCTCCAAGGGATACCGCTGTGTGGCGCCAGATCTCCGTGGCTACGGGGACACCGATGTTCCAAAGTCGGTGAGCAGCTACACTTGCTTCCACATAGTGGGAGACATTGTTGCGCTCATCGACTCACTTGGAGTGGATCAAGTGTTCCTGGTGGCTCATGACTGGGGCGCCATGATTGCTTGGTACCTCTGCATGTTCCGGCCGGAGAGAATCAAAGCATATGTATGCCTCAGCGTGCCTCTCCTGCGAAGACACCCTACCATAAAAACCGTTGATGGGATGCGTTTCTTGTATGGTGATGACTACTACATTTGCAGGTTTCAGGAAGCGGGAGAAATGGAAGGTCAGATAGCTCAAGTTGGAACAATCAATGCCATGAAGAATATCCTCACAACCCGCAAGACTGGCCCTCCCATCCTTCCCAAGGGACAGTTTGGAAATGGAGTCAATGAATCTACCCCTGAGACCTTGCCTTCTTGGCTCACTCAGGACGATCTCGATTATTTTGTCTCCAAATTCGACAAAACTGGCTTCACCGGTGGCTTGAACTACTACAGAAATTTGAACtt GAACTGGGAGTTGACGGCACCATGGAGTGGAACGAAGATAAAGGTGCCGGTGAAATTCATAACAGgtgatatggacatggtgtacACGTCGCTAGGGATGAAAGATTATATCGAGAGTGGGCTTTTCAAGGAAGAGGTGCCGAATTTGGAGGAAGTCATTATTCAAGAAGGTGTAGCTCACTTCAACAATCAAGAGGCAGCAGAGGATGTCACTAATCACATTTACACCTTCATTACTAAG ATCTATTTAAGGAGAAGTGGAAATGTGTGCGAAACAGGTGTATGCCTTTCCCATTTCTATCCCTACTTCAAATTCATTTCATTCATTCATAGTTTCATACACACAGCACCCaacccttcttctcacatcacAAACATGGAAACCATAGAGCACAAAACAGTGGAAGTAAACGGCATCAAGATGCATGTtgcagagaaaggagaaggcCCCGTGGTGCTCTTCCTCCACGGCTTCCCGGAGCTCTGGTACACGTGGCGCCACCAGATTCTGTCTCTATCCTCCAAGGGTTACCGCTGCGTGGCCCCGGATCTCCGCGGCTACGGAGACACCGATGTTCCTTCTTCAGTGAGCAGCTACACTTGTTTCCACATAGTGGGAGACATTGTTGCACTCATCGACTCGTTGGGCGTGGATCAAGTGTTCCTGGTGGCTCATGACTGGGGTGCCATAATCGGCTGGTACCTCTGCATGTTCCGCCCTGACAGAGTGAAAGCATACGTTTGTCTCAGTGTTCCTTTCTTGCCCAGAAACCCAAACGTGAAGCCCGTAGACGCCATGCGTGCCTTGTATGGCGATGACTACTACATCTGCAGATTCCag GAGCCAGGGAAGGCCGAAGCGGAGTTTGGAAAAGCTAAGCCAGAACATGTGATGAAGAAGATGTTTTGCAATCGTGCCACTGGGCCACCAATTCTGCCAAAACAAGGGATGCCTTCAAATCCCCCCAGTACTACCGAAATTCCTTTACCTAATTGGTTAACTCAAGAAGATGTGGCTTATTTTGCTTCTAAGTTTGAGAAAACTGGCTTCACTGGACCTCTTAACTACTATAGAAACATGAACTT GAATTGGGAGCTGACAGCGGCATGGACTGGGGTCCAAATAAAAGTGCCGGTGAAGTTCATCACAGGTGAATTGGATATGGTATACACTTCCCCTTCGATTAAACAGTACATAGAGAGCGGTGCTTTCAAGAGAGATGTGCCAAATTTACAAGATGTGGTTGTGCAACAAGGGGTAGCTCACTTCAACAACCAAGAAGCTGCTGTGGACGTAACTAATCACATTTATGACTTCATTAACAAGTTCtga
- the LOC107492215 gene encoding 60S ribosomal protein L18, producing the protein MGIDIKAGGKSKKSKRTAPKSNDIYLKLLVKLYRFLVRRTGSNFNAVILKRLFMSKVNKPPLSLSRLIKFMKGKEGKIGVVVGAVTDDIRVYEVPALKVTALRFTETARARIEKAGGECLTFDQLALRAPLGQNTVLLRGPKNSREAVKHFGPAPGVPHSHTKPYVRSKGRKFERARGRRNSKGFRV; encoded by the exons ATG GGGATCGATATTAAGGCTGGCGGCAAGAGCAAAAAGAGCAAAAGGACCGCACCCAAGTCCAATGATATCTACCTCAAGCTCCTCGTCAAG CTTTACCGCTTCCTTGTGAGGAGGACCGGCAGCAATTTCAATGCCGTGATACTGAAGCGCTTGTTCATGAGCAAGGTTAACAAGCCTCCGCTTTCTTTGTCACGCTTGATTAAGTTCATGAAGGGAAAG GAAGGTAAAATTGGCGTTGTAGTGGGAGCTGTAACCGATGATATCAGAGTGTATGAAGTTCCTGCATTGAAGGTTACTGCACTCAGGTTTACAGAGACTGCACGTGCTAGAATAGAGAAGGCTGGTGGTGAATGCTTGACATTTGATCAGCTTGCACTTAGGGCTCCTCTCGGACAGAACACG GTCCTTCTTAGAGGCCCAAAGAACTCCAGGGAAGCTGTGAAACACTTTGGTCCTGCTCCTGGTGTTCCTCACAGCCATACCAAGCCTTATGTACGATCTAAGGGAAGGAAGTTTGAGAGGGCTAGAGGAAGGAGAAACAGCaaaggatttagggtttaa
- the LOC107492181 gene encoding bidirectional sugar transporter SWEET17-like — MTTLIFAVGIIGTVLSLLVFASPITTFREVVKKKSTENYKVAPYIATFLCTSLWSFYGGLKPGGFLVAAVNGAGALFHCVYILLFLLYSPQHTKVKTAQYVGVVDVGFLAAVISVTVLGLDGTIQLTVLGMLCSGLTVVMYASPLLALKTVIKTKSVEYMPFLLSLFMFLNAGAWALYSLLVRDFYIGIPNFVGLILGLAQITVYLRYKEKVRAASEKGNMVSAMEMGAYGYECEEKPSKTNTNGYDGGAIKVAEKTLKKANSLPKPTLNREQTIERVLQKALSFGEYNDDHHHDDVYSIIQLINFRPRTVA; from the exons ATGACCACCTTAATCTTTGCTGTTGGAATTATTG GAACTGTGTTATCCCTTCTGGTTTTTGCCTCTCCCAT AACGACGTTTCGTGAAGTGGTGAAGAAAAAATCTACAGAGAATTACAAAGTAGCTCCATATATAGCAACGTTCCTGTGTACAAGTTTATGGAGTTTCTATGGAGGTCTAAAGCCCGGTGGTTTTCTTGTGGCAGCGGTCAATGGTGCCGGTGCCCTCTTTCATTGCGTCTACATACTTCTCTTCCTCCTATATTCGCCTCAACATACCAAG GTAAAAACGGCGCAATATGTGGGTGTAGTGGACGTGGGTTTTCTGGCGGCAGTAATTTCAGTAACTGTTTTGGGTCTCGATGGAACCATCCAACTAACAGTTCTAGGAATGTTATGTTCTGGTTTAACTGTAGTCATGTATGCTTCCCCGCTATTAGCCTTG AAAACGGTGATCAAGACAAAAAGCGTGGAATACATGCCGTTTCTGCTctcacttttcatgtttctaAATGCTGGCGCGTGGGCACTCTACTCTCTCCTCGTCAGAGATTTCTATATTGGA ATACCGAATTTTGTTGGGCTGATATTGGGCTTAGCCCAGATCACAGTTTACTTAAGGTACAAAGAAAAAGTGAGAGCGGCTTCAGAAAAGGGGAACATGGTGAGTGCGATGGAAATGGGAGCATACGGTTACGAGTGCGAAGAAAAACCAAGCAAGACGAATACGAATGGTTATGATGGTGGAGCTATAAAAGTGGCAGAGAAAACTCTTAAAAAGGCGAATAGTCTCCCAAAGCCAACACTGAACCGCGAACAAACCATTGAAAGGGTCCTCCAAAAAGCACTTTCTTTTGGGGAATACAATGATGATCATCATCACGACGATGTTTACTCCATTATTCAACTTATAAACTTCAGACCTCGTACTGTTGCTTAA
- the LOC107492216 gene encoding serine/threonine-protein phosphatase PP1, which translates to MMMTIEGMMEKGVLDDVIRRLLEGKGGKQVQLSESEIRQLCVNARQIFLSQPILLDLQAPIRIGGDIHGQYQDLLRLFEYGGYPPTANYLFLGDYVDRGKQSLETICLLLAYKIRYPDKVHLLRGNHEDAKINRIYGFYDECKRRFNVRLWKIFTDCFNCLPVAALIDGKILCMHGGLSPELQTLDQIREISRPTEIPDSGLLCDLLWSDPDPSLDGWADSDRGISCTFGPNAVTEFLDKNDLDLVCRGHQVVEDGYEFFAKRRLVTIFSAPNYGGEFDNAGALLSVDESLVCSFEILKPVDKGSSSKVTLKKPPKLGKV; encoded by the exons ATGATGATGACAATAGAGGGAATGATGGAGAAGGGGGTTCTCGATGACGTCATTAGGAGGCTGCTTGAAGGCAAGGGAGGCAAGCAAGTTCAGCTCTCGGAGTCTGAGATCCGTCAGCTTTGCGTCAACGCCAGACAAATCTTCCTCTCTCAGCCCATCCTCCTCGACCTCCAGGCTCCCATCCGCATCGGCG GTGACATACACGGCCAGTACCAAGACTTGCTGAGGCTTTTCGAATACGGCGGTTATCCTCCCACCGCCAACTACCTCTTCTTGGGAGATTATGTAGACAGAGGCAAGCAGAGCTTGGAAACCATATGCCTGCTTTTGGCCTACAAGATAAGATATCCTGACAAGGTTCACCTGCTCAGAGGAAACCATGAAGACGCCAAAATCAACCGGATATACGGTTTCTACGATGAGTgtaaaaggaggttcaatgtTAGGCTGTGGAAGATATTTACAGATTGCTTTAACTGTTTGCCGGTTGCTGCACTCATTGATGGAAAAATTCTCTGTATGCATGGAGGACTCTCTCCTGAATTGCAAACTTTGGATCAGATAAGGGAGATTTCAAGGCCTACTGAGATTCCAGATAGCGGTCTACTCTGCGATCTGCTCTGGTCCGATCCCGATCCCAGCCTGGACGGTTGGGCAGACAGCGACCGAGGCATTTCCTGCACTTTTGGTCCTAATGCAGTCACCGAGTTTTTGGACAAAAATGATCTTGATCTCGTTTGCAGAGGTCATCAG GTTGTGGAGGATGGATATGAATTTTTCGCTAAACGGCGATTAGTTACCATATTCTCTGCTCCAAATTATGGTGGCGAGTTTGACAATGCTGGTGCATTGTTGAGCGTTGATGAATCTCTTGTTTGTTCCTTTGAGATATTGAAACCGGTGGATAAAGGATCCTCATCAAAGGTCACTCTTAAAAAG CCCCCTAAACTTGGCAAGGTATAG
- the LOC107492182 gene encoding uncharacterized mitochondrial protein AtMg00810-like gives MSHECRSVYGSGETEFDMTQTLFEIYTEPISILVYVDDLVLAGDDLSEIQAVKMFLDDKFKIKDLGLLKFFIGMEVARSNAGIALYQRKYALDLITDCGLLGAKPASTPMEYTTSLSEASGSPLPDATIYRGLVGRLLYLTNTRPDLSYSVRCLSQFMDSPTDAHLKAAYRIIRYLKQSPATGLFFCVNNSFTLSGYTDSDWGACKDTRKSISGYCFFLDQTLISWKSKKQATVSRSSSEAEYRALANGTCELVWLLKLLKEFNILPPLPVDIFCDNKSAIYIASNPVFHERTKHVEVDCHVARNKFKEGVSNLRHVVSSEQPADLFTKSLPPGPFSHLLSKLGLLDLHKPRNTSLRGDVT, from the exons ATGAGTCATGAATGTAGGAGTGTTTATGGGTCGGGTGAAACCGAGTTTGATATGACTCAGACTCTGTTCGAAATATATACCGAGCCTATTT CTATTCTTGTTTATGTTGATGATCTTGTGTTAGCTGGagatgatttgagtgaaattCAAGCTGTCAAAATGTTTTTGGATGATAAGTTCAAAATTAAAGACCTTGGCCTTCTTAAGTTCTTTATTGGGATGGAGGTAGCACGAAGCAATGCTGGTATTGCACTGTATCAAAGAAAGTATGCATTGGATTTGATCACAGACTGCGGTTTGCTTGGTGCAAAACCAGCATCTACTCCTATGGAGTACACTACTTCTCTGTCTGAGGCTTCAGGCTCCCCTCTTCCTGATGCAACCATCTATCGTGGATTGGTGGGCAGACTTCTGTACCTTACTAACACAAGACCAGATCTCAGCTACTCTGTTAGATGCTTATCTCAGTTCATGGATTCACCAACTGATGCCCACTTGAAGGCTGCCTACAGGATCATCCGGTATCTAAAACAATCACCAGCAACTGGCTTATTTTTCTGTGTCAACAATTCTTTCACACTATCTGGTTACACTGATTCTGATTGGGGGGCTTGTAAAGACACCCGAAAATCCATCAGTGGTTATTGTTTCTTCCTTGACCAAACTCTTATTTCTTGGAAGAGTAAGAAGCAGGCTACAGTTTCAAGGTCGTCCTCAGAAGCAGAATATCGCGCCCTTGCTAATGGCACTTGTGAACTCGTTTGGTTACTCAAACTACTAAAGGAATTCAAcattcttcctcctcttccggTTGATATCTTCTGTGATAATAAATCTGCTATCTATATTGCTTCAAATCCTGTCTTTCATGAAAGAACCAAGCATGTTGAGGTTGATTGTCATGTGGCTCGAAACAAGTTCAAAGAAGGGGTTTCTAATCTTAGGCACGTTGTCTCCAGTGAACAACCGGCTGATCTATTCACTAAATCCCTTCCTCCAGGACCATTCTCTCATTTGCTTTCCAAGCTGGGATTACTTGATTTGCACAAACCACGTAATACCAGCTTGCGGGGGGATGTAACATAA